In Spirochaetota bacterium, a single genomic region encodes these proteins:
- a CDS encoding cation diffusion facilitator family transporter, translated as MRILKSLGHHDHGCKRISSRKRLGLVILLNSVITVTEYIGGILSGSLALISDAGHNLSDVLSLMLGYAGERVSEIKPGRKYSFGLKRFETLIALANALSLVAIGIYILYEAAERYANPVSINIKIVLPIAFIGFLGNLFSILILNIAKESNLNMKAAFLHLFYDAISSIAVMIVGIVLYYTNWLWIDIGISILIVFMIIWSSISIIGESLRIFLQGVPDNIDIDAIYASMLAIDNIESIHGLHVWSVSSSEVFLSCHICLNNFDLFDSDDIIINVNSMLEEKFGIGHTTLQLENRNLCNMDGGCCK; from the coding sequence GTGAGAATTTTGAAGAGTTTGGGCCATCATGATCATGGTTGTAAAAGGATATCCAGCAGGAAAAGGCTTGGACTTGTAATATTATTAAATTCAGTAATAACTGTTACAGAATATATTGGTGGTATCCTTTCGGGAAGCCTGGCTCTTATTTCAGATGCCGGACATAATCTATCTGATGTGCTTTCCCTAATGCTCGGGTATGCTGGGGAGAGGGTATCAGAGATCAAACCTGGTCGTAAATATTCCTTCGGATTAAAGAGATTTGAGACGCTTATAGCATTAGCAAATGCACTGAGTCTGGTTGCCATTGGGATATACATTCTTTATGAAGCAGCTGAGAGATATGCAAATCCGGTTTCCATTAATATTAAGATAGTGCTGCCAATTGCATTTATTGGTTTTCTTGGAAATCTATTTTCAATCCTCATATTGAACATAGCAAAAGAGAGCAATCTCAACATGAAGGCTGCTTTTCTGCATCTTTTCTATGATGCAATATCATCAATTGCAGTAATGATTGTTGGAATTGTACTCTATTATACAAATTGGCTTTGGATAGATATTGGTATCAGTATTCTAATTGTATTCATGATTATTTGGAGTTCAATATCTATAATTGGAGAATCACTACGAATTTTTCTTCAAGGAGTGCCTGATAATATTGACATAGATGCGATTTATGCCAGCATGTTAGCTATTGATAATATTGAAAGCATTCATGGCCTTCACGTTTGGTCAGTCAGCTCTTCGGAGGTTTTCCTCTCCTGTCATATTTGCCTTAATAATTTCGATTTATTTGATTCGGATGATATTATTATTAATGTTAATTCAATGTTAGAAGAGAAATTTGGGATAGGTCATACAACATTGCAGTTGGAGAATAGAAATCTTTGCAATATGGATGGTGGTTGTTGTAAATGA
- the rfbC gene encoding dTDP-4-dehydrorhamnose 3,5-epimerase — protein MPFNFTTLEIEGLILVEARVFSDERGFFLESYKESDFISNGITHDFVQDNHSLSKKGVIRGLHYQLNPKAQGKLVRVMTGAVWDVAVDIRKDSATFLKWLGVELSGENNKMLYIPPGFAHGFIALTDNVHLTYKCTEEYDLILDTGIRWDDPDIGIRWPLKEVIVSEKDKQLPLFKNAILFDWDK, from the coding sequence ATGCCTTTCAATTTTACAACATTGGAGATAGAAGGTTTGATATTGGTTGAGGCCAGGGTCTTTAGTGATGAGAGGGGCTTTTTTCTTGAATCATATAAGGAATCCGATTTTATCTCAAATGGAATAACCCATGATTTTGTTCAGGATAACCATTCCCTATCGAAAAAGGGTGTGATTAGGGGGCTTCACTATCAGCTTAATCCAAAAGCCCAGGGTAAGCTTGTAAGGGTTATGACCGGGGCGGTATGGGATGTGGCTGTTGATATTCGCAAGGATTCTGCAACATTTTTAAAGTGGCTAGGGGTTGAGCTTTCAGGGGAGAATAATAAAATGCTCTATATCCCTCCTGGATTTGCGCATGGATTTATTGCTTTAACGGATAATGTACATTTAACATATAAATGTACAGAGGAGTATGATCTAATTCTTGATACTGGCATCAGATGGGATGATCCGGATATCGGAATCAGGTGGCCTTTGAAGGAGGTAATTGTATCAGAAAAGGATAAGCAATTACCCTTATTTAAGAATGCTATACTATTTGATTGGGATAAGTAA